The genome window TTCTTATACTTCTAATCCTACCTTGGGATCTGCTTCTAGGAGGAGCCAAACTACACACGTGCAGCTGCTGCTGTCTCCACAGAGCCCTGAGGAAGGCACCTTGGAGTCTTCCAGTCCTCACTCTAGCACCACACTCCAACACAGAAACTAAACCCCTTGAGACAATAACTTCTTACACATGCCCAGTGTGATAAAGCCCCTGGAAGCCAACAGACTGATGATGGTCTGGTTTCACAGATACAATGGGTAGTTTTCAGATTTTTGCCTTCAGGTCTGAGACAAGGCCTACTAAGGATAAGTGCCAATGATATGGGAGAAATGGCCTGGAAGGCCAAATCAATAATGTCAGATGTATAGAAGGCCTTACCTTTGTCAGGCCTGAAAATATGACCCTGACTCACAGTAGAAATATCTTTTACATTTATACAATAGTAAACATGGAGCTGTACAGTCATAACCAAATTCTGAAAAGTGATACTATTCGACAGGGAGAAGATGGTGTTAGGTCAAGTAAAAACAGCCAAAGCAAAAATCCTATTCCAGAGTATGAGTGACCTTTTGTATTCCCTAGAGAGATTTCAACAACAGTTAGTATAAGACTCAAAGTCAGTTCTTAAGTGTGCCAGTAGGCACTACTGAGTGTGCAAATGCTCTATTGTTTGAGGGTCACAATACCCCAATCCCAGAGCAGTTCGAGGCTTTTAGCCGAAGAAGTAGGTGAAATTCTGAGGTAAATACAAGGGATCATGTCAGAATCCAGCCATGCTATACCACTTGTCCTAAATCATTTCTGTTCCACGGTTAACACTTAGGGCATGCAATATTAAATGACCGTATCAACCTACCCTTTTCTCCCACTAAGACATCCAAAGATCAAATCAGCATTATTTTTCAATTAGCACTGTGATAAAacactattatataaaataagacagagaaggagaatCTTTTTAATTAGCTTTCTCCTGAAATTCTCAAAGAGCAAAATAACCAAATGCTTTGTtttccaacctttttttttttgccctttattCTTGGTTTATGATGTTAAACTCTTAATGACAAAGAAGCAAAGCCCACTTAGCTAGTTTACCAACACATTTGAAGCAAATCATAGTCATACTTCTATGTTAACCAAGCATGACAGCAAGGTGATTGAGTAGCTTTCCAAACTACCAGAGCAGCAGGCACTTGCAGAGGCTGCAGTTAAATCAGCACTTCATAAATCGTGCAGGCTCCTGCCCATTTAGATCTCTCTATGCAGAATCGGCAGTCTAACACTGGCTCTCCCAAGCATTAAAAAATCATCACTCTGCTAACCCAACTCACTGTTCAGACGGGTCTTCTTGAATGCAGCCTTTATTACAACCTCACTGCTGCTTCCTACACTGAAGGAATACCATGTTTTTAAGTCAGGAGTTCTTTCTCGCTTCATTATAATCAGGGGTCTTAACAACGACCCCGATACTGTTACAAAGCACACTGCTTTATAACAGTAAAGCTCtggaaaacccaaacaaaagACACGTCACCCGGTGACGTCAGCCTATATACAGTTCTGTGTGGTCGCAGCACATAAGCAAATCCATTCTTGTGCCGTTTCTCGGAAAAGCTTTTCAGTAAACGCACTCATGCTGCTCCAGGAGCTCTTCTCTGCAACAAGCCGCCCATCTGCCATCAACAAGTTAAGACCGAGAGAACTAACGGCTGCAGAAAGGAGAGGCTGAAGCTTTGATTAACCAGCTGAGCAGTTAGAGGAGGACGAAATTAATAACATATTCAAAACTGATTTAGGGGATCAGAGTggtcacagaaaatgaaaccaaTGCTTTCGAGAGGAATATCCTAAGGAAAAAACAACTCACCCTGGTGGATTCAATTTTACTCGGAAAGCCTGGGACACAGAAAACAGGAAACTGGTCAAAGGCTCCCGCATGTTAGAGCCTTTTACAGACTCACTGCGTTGAGTCTGACAACCGAGACTGAATGCAGGCTCCAATGTGctcagaagaatgggtaagtccATGTATTTATGTGTCTTGTACAGTCAGCAAGGAATCAacgcttttaaaataataagccaCTGAATTCACATTTTATGAGGGAGATCACTGTCACATTTTTGGATTTTGAGGTTTAGGTAAAAACATATATTGCTGATGACAGGAtgtgttttatcttctttcttaatGGTTTAAGTTTTGTTCTAGTCATACTAACAAGGTTAGTGTTTCTgcagcaaatgaaaaataagttatatGTAGTTAAATCTTTTGCCATAATgatatgttgttgttgttttaatagcCCATACGCTCTGCTGAAAAATATCCTATCTTCTTGTCTTCCTTAAATTATATTCTGCAGGCTTACATTTCAAGTGGCCATTAGGGGCCCCTATGCTGGCAGCAATATATGCAATGAGTATGGTTTTAAAAATGCTGCCTGCCCTGGGTATGGCATGTCCACCCAAATGCCGCTGTGAGAAGCTGCTCTTCTACTGCGACTCTCAGGGCTTCCACTCGGTGCCAAACACCACAGACAAGGGCTCTCTGGGCCTGTCCCTGAGGCACAATCACATCACAGAGCTTGAAAGGGATCAATTTGCCAGCTTCAGTCAACTTACCTGGCTCCACTTAGACCATAATCAAATATCAACAGTAAAAGAAGATGCTTTTCAAGGACTATATAAACTTAAGGAATTAATCTTAAGttccaacaaaatattttatttaccaaacaCAACTTTTACCCAACTGATTAACCTGCAAAATTTGGACCTGTCTTTTAATCAGCTGTCATCTCTGCACCCAGAGCTCTTCTATGGCCTCCGGAAGCTACAGACCTTGCATTTACGGTCCAACTCCCTGCGGACTATCCCAGTACGCCTGTTCTGGGACTGTCGTAGTCTGGAGTTTTTGGATTTGAGCACAAACCGTTTGCGAAGTTTGGCTCGCAATGGATTTGCAGGATTAATCAAACTGAGGGAGCTTCACCTAGAGCACAACCAGCTGACGAAGATTAATTTTGCTCATTTCCTACGGCTTAGCAGTCTGCACACACTCTTCTTACAATGGAACAAAATTAGCAACTTGACATGTGGGATGGAGTGGACCTGGGGCACTTTAGAAAAGCTAGACCTGactggaaatgaaataaaagccatcGACCTGACAGTGTTTGAAACGATGCCTAATCTTAAAATACTCCTCATGGATAACAACAAGTTAAACAGCCTTGATTCCAAGATCTTAAACTCCCTGAGATCCCTCACAACCGTTGGCCTCTCTGGCAATCTGTGGGAATGCAGCCCTCGAATATGTGCTTTGGCCTCCTGGCTGGGCAGTTTCCAAGGTCGGTGGGAGCATTCCATCCTATGCCACAGCCCCGACCACACCCAAGGAGAGGATATACTAGATGCAGTCCACGGATTTCAGCTCTGCTGGAATTTATCAACCACTGTCACCGCCATGGCTACAACTTATAAAGATCCAACCACTGAATATACAAAAAGAATAAGCTCATCAAGTTACCATGTGGGAGACAAAGAAATCCCAACTACTGCGGGCATAGCAGTTACTACTGAGGAACACTTTCCCGAACCAGACAATGCCATCTTCACTCAGCGGGTAATTACGGGAACAAtggctttattgttttctttcttttttattatttttatagtgttCATCTCCAGGAAGTGCTGCCCTCCCACTTTAAGAAGAATTAGGCAGTGCTCAATGATTCAGAACCACAGGCAGCTCCGATCCCAAACACGACTCCATATGTCAAACATGTCAGACCAAGGACCATATAATGAATATGAACCCACCCATGAAGGACCCTTCATCATCATTAATGGTTATGGACAGTGCAAGTGTCAGCAGCTGCCATACAAAGAATGTGAAGTATAATATCTACCCATCATCAAAAATCACATCAGATAAGTAACCTATTTTACATAGTAGGGGCTAAATACATATCTAATTTTTACCAATGGTGACATTAAGGCTAAT of Delphinus delphis chromosome 3, mDelDel1.2, whole genome shotgun sequence contains these proteins:
- the LRRTM2 gene encoding leucine-rich repeat transmembrane neuronal protein 2, whose amino-acid sequence is MQAPMCSEEWLSSLHPELFYGLRKLQTLHLRSNSLRTIPVRLFWDCRSLEFLDLSTNRLRSLARNGFAGLIKLRELHLEHNQLTKINFAHFLRLSSLHTLFLQWNKISNLTCGMEWTWGTLEKLDLTGNEIKAIDLTVFETMPNLKILLMDNNKLNSLDSKILNSLRSLTTVGLSGNLWECSPRICALASWLGSFQGRWEHSILCHSPDHTQGEDILDAVHGFQLCWNLSTTVTAMATTYKDPTTEYTKRISSSSYHVGDKEIPTTAGIAVTTEEHFPEPDNAIFTQRVITGTMALLFSFFFIIFIVFISRKCCPPTLRRIRQCSMIQNHRQLRSQTRLHMSNMSDQGPYNEYEPTHEGPFIIINGYGQCKCQQLPYKECEV